In a single window of the Mesorhizobium shangrilense genome:
- a CDS encoding dipeptidase: MQAIFDGHNDVLLRLWRNVQAGGDPIAEMVNGTTSGHIDLPRAKAGGLAGGLCAIYIPNSKPLTLNPPNTRGQYANPLSPPLERQPSLDIAVAKAAIALKLDRAGVWKLCRTTADIREAMDKGVFAAVLHMEGCEPIGADLAALELFYGAGLRSLGPVWSRNNIFGHGVPFAYPSGPDTGPGLTEAGKALVKECNRLGILIDLSHITEKGFWDVVKLSEHPPIASHSNAHALTPVARNLTDKQLDAIGERKGLVGLNFAVTMLRSDGREVGETPLDDMVRHIDHLVKRAGIDCVAIGSDFDGAMVPKEIGNASGLQNLVAALKNAGYGDQELAKICRENWLRVLGEAWGEK; encoded by the coding sequence ATGCAAGCAATCTTTGACGGCCACAACGATGTCCTGCTGCGACTGTGGCGCAATGTCCAGGCGGGCGGCGATCCGATCGCCGAGATGGTCAACGGCACGACGTCCGGACACATCGACCTTCCCCGCGCCAAGGCCGGCGGCCTGGCCGGCGGTCTCTGCGCCATCTACATTCCCAATTCGAAGCCTCTCACGCTCAATCCGCCCAACACCCGGGGCCAGTACGCCAACCCGCTGTCACCCCCGCTCGAACGTCAACCGTCCCTCGACATCGCGGTCGCCAAGGCAGCGATCGCGCTGAAGCTGGATCGTGCGGGAGTCTGGAAACTCTGCCGCACCACGGCCGACATCCGCGAGGCGATGGACAAGGGCGTGTTCGCGGCAGTGCTCCACATGGAAGGCTGCGAGCCGATCGGCGCGGATCTGGCGGCGCTGGAACTGTTCTACGGAGCCGGCCTGCGCAGCCTCGGGCCCGTGTGGAGCCGCAACAACATTTTTGGGCACGGCGTGCCTTTCGCCTATCCGTCGGGACCGGACACGGGACCGGGCCTGACGGAGGCGGGCAAGGCGCTGGTGAAGGAATGCAACCGCCTCGGCATCCTCATCGACCTGTCTCATATCACCGAGAAGGGTTTTTGGGACGTCGTGAAGCTGAGCGAGCACCCGCCGATCGCCAGCCATTCCAACGCGCACGCCCTGACGCCCGTCGCACGGAACCTGACCGACAAGCAGCTCGACGCCATCGGCGAACGCAAGGGCCTCGTCGGGCTGAACTTCGCTGTCACCATGCTCCGCTCCGACGGCCGCGAAGTCGGCGAGACGCCACTCGACGACATGGTGCGCCATATCGACCACCTGGTGAAGCGCGCCGGGATTGATTGCGTCGCGATCGGCTCGGACTTCGACGGCGCCATGGTGCCGAAGGAAATCGGCAACGCCTCGGGCCTCCAAAACCTCGTTGCCGCCCTGAAAAACGCCGGATATGGTGACCAAGAACTGGCGAAGATCTGCCGGGAGAATTGGCTCCGCGTCCTGGGGGAAGCGTGGGGCGAAAAATAG